The Rhododendron vialii isolate Sample 1 chromosome 8a, ASM3025357v1 genome has a window encoding:
- the LOC131335667 gene encoding protein SCO1 homolog 1, mitochondrial, with translation MATTALSRNPTLGCIYRSLASKITLSQLRTTNPPFRPFHGFPPQSLLRPPLPQSEIHLDAIYRRFLCSSTSTATASQASSSTGGSSEGNSGKGDKSDQSQNTSEQGKSVRGGPVSWLSFLLLVATGAGVIFYYDNEKRRHIEDINNASIAVKQGPSVGKAAIGGPFSLVNHNGKAVTDGDFLGKWTVMYFGFTHCPDICPDELQKLAAAVDKIKKSAGIEVVPVFISVDPERDTVEQVHEYVKEFHPNLIGLTGNPEEIKKVARAYRVYYMKTEEEGSDYLVDHSIVMYLMDPNMEFVKFYGKNNDVDALSDGIIKEIKQYKKVKA, from the exons ATGGCGACCACTGCGTTATCAAGAAACCCAACCCTCGGCTGCATCTATCGTTCCCTCGCTTCCAAAATCACCCTCTCCCAGTTGAGAACAACCAATCCCCCTTTTCGTCCCTTCCATGGATTTCCTCCTCAGTCTCTACTCCGCCCACCTCTCCCTCAATCGGAGATTCATCTGGATGCTATATACCGTAGATTTCTCTGTAGCAGTACCAGTACTGCTACCGCCAGTCAAGCGAGTTCATCCACGGGTGGATCTTCGGAAGGTAATTCCGGTAAAGGGGACAAGTCCGATCAATCACAGAACACTTCTGAGCAGGGGAAGTCCGTTCGTGGCGGG CCTGTCTCATGGTTGAGCTTTCTTTTGCTGGTTGCTACTGGAGCAGGTGTGATCTTCTACTATGACAACGAAAAGAGACGGCATATTGAAG ATATAAACAATGCATCAATTGCAGTAAAACAGGGACCATCTGTGGGGAAAGCAGCCATTGGTGGTCCATTCAGTCTTGTCAACCATAATGGTAAGGCAGTAACTGATGGAGATTTTCTGGGAAAATGGACGGTGATGTATTTTGGCTTCACTCATTGCCCTGATATCTGCCCtgatgagctacaaaagcttgCTGCTGCAGTTGATAAAATAA AGAAAAGTGCTGGGATTGAGGTAGTACCAGTATTTATCTCAGTTGATCCTGAAAGAGACACTGTTGAGCAAGTTCATGAATATGTCAAAG AATTTCACCCAAATTTGATTGGGCTAACGGGTAACCCGGAGGAGATAAAGAAAGTTGCTCGTGCATATCGAGTCTACTATATGAAGACAGAAGAGGAAGGCTCAGACTACCTTGTCGATCACTCAATAGTCAT GTACTTGATGGACCCTAACATGGAATTTGTGAAGTTTTACGGGAAGAACAATGATGTTGATGCACTTTCTGATGGCATAATTAAAGAAATAAAGCAGTACAAAAAAGTAAAAGCGTGA